DNA sequence from the Methylomonas albis genome:
TAAGAAAGACAGCACTGGCATCTGCTTCATCGGCGAACGTAAATTCAAGGAGTTTCTGCAACGCTATCTGCCGCACCAACCTGGTGAAATGCGCACCCCCGAGGGGCAATATATCGGCAAGCACTACGGCCTGATGTATTACACGCTGGGCCAACGCCAGGGTTTAGGCATAGGCGGCGTCAAAGACGCACCGGACGAACCGTGGTTCGTGTTGGAAAAAGACCTGGATAACAATGTGCTGATTGTCGGCCAGGGACACGACCACCCGCTGATGCTGCACAACACGCTGGAAGCAGGCCAACTCGATTGGTGCGGCAGCCAGCCTTTGACTGAAACCCTGCGCTGCGCTGCCAAGACCCGCTACCGCCAAGCGGACCAGGATTGTGTCGTCGAACCGATAGATGGCGGCAGCCGAGTCAAAGTCCGCTTCGATCAAGCTCAACGCGCGATCACGCCGGGGCAGTCGGTGGTGTTTTATCTGGGGGAGGTTTGTTTGGGTGGTGGGATAATCGAATCGAAGTACAATGAAAATTAATAAATTGGAATTACTTGATTTTCGCTGCTTCAACAAATATGAGATAGAGCTTTCCAAGCGTTTTACTCTATTAATTGGCGATAATGGCAGCGGTAAAACTGGAATCTTGGATGCATTGGTCATTGCTATAGCAGATTTATTATTTGAAATAAGCGCCATAACTGCTTACGACAAACGCAGAATATCTCTCAACGACATGCGTTATGTAGAAATACAAATGGGCCAGGAACCAATAAAGAATATTTCAAAAGACACCTTTATTGTTTTTGATGGTTTTTTTTTAAACACCCCAATTCATTGGATAAATGGCAGGGGTCAGAAGAAATTTTATTGCTTAAGCAAGCACGACCTCGATGGAATAGAAGAATTAGATGAGCTTGTTAGACCTTTATATGACTATGTCGACAAGATAAAAGACTTGTCTAGAAGAACAGCGAGCCTCGACACATTATTTCCAGTAGTTGCATATTACGGCACAGGTCGTTTATGGCAACAATTAAAGGCGAAAGATAAAAAAATAAAAGGTATTGGCTCTCGCACTGAGGGCTACCAAAACTGTTTAAATCCTGCTACCAATCAGCATCATTTCTTTAATTGGTTCAAAAAACAAGAGCTAATAACCCTACAAAAACAAGAGCGCCGTCATGCACTGGAAGCTGTGCGTGAATCCATTGTTTCGATGATTCCAGATGCTCAACAAATATGGTGGGATTTTGAGCAGGATGAATTAATGATTAGATATATCATTCAACAGACTCAGAAAAACATCCAATTTTCCATGCTCAGTGACGGCTACCGCAACATGATAGGCATGGTCGCCGACATCGCCTACCGCATGGCGACGTTGAATCCGCAATTGGAAGCCGACGTCATCAAACAAACCGAAGGCATCGTGTTGATCGACGAAATCGATCTGCATTTGCATCCGAAATGGCAGCGGGAAGTGGTCGGTCGGTTATTGAATACCTTTCCCAAAGTACAGTTTGTCGCCAGCAGCCATTCACCGTTTATCATTCAATCGTTATATGGGCGCGAAGATTGTTTGTTGTGGGATTTGGAAAAAGCCCAGCCGTTGACCATCGAAAGTAAAAGTATCGAGGATATTGCTGAAAATCAGCAAGGTGTAGAGATTCCCCAGCAAAGCCAACGTTTCTTGGATATGGAAAAAGCCGCCGAGGAATATTACCGGGTATTGAAACAAATTCCACCGGCAAGCGACGACGAAAAGCAGCATTTAAAACAACGTCTCGACGAATTATTATTGCCGTTTAGCGATGACCCGGCTTTTCAGGCATTTTTGAAAATGGAACGCCAAACAGTGGAAGGTAGCCAGGGCTTGTAACATGCGACCTGTTAATCGCGGAGACATTCCAAAAGACAATAATGAAGCACCCATTATATTTACAGAATATAGCGATGCTCGCGACGCTTTAATTAGCCGTATCGGCGATTATTGTTCTTATTGCGAAAGCCCATTGCTGGCCCCTGCCGTTGAACATATTCAACCCAAAAGTAAGGAACCAGCCCTGGAAAAAGATTGGAATAATTTCTTGTTAGCCTGCACTTTCTGCAATAGCGTCAAGAAAGATAAACCCATTAATACAGCTAATTTTCATAGTTATTTCTGGGCGGATGCCGATAATACTTTTCGCGCCTTTATTTATGAAAAAGATCGATCACCGCAAATCGATCCATCATTAACTCATGCTCAACAGCAAATCGCATGCGAAACCCTTGGACTCACTGGACTAGATAGGGAACCATCGCACCCATTTCTGACCAAGAAAGACAGACGCTGGATAAAGCGTAACGAAGCATGGATGAAAGCCGAGACAGCAAAAAACAATCTCGATCAACAACCCACGGATTTAATGCGTCGACAAATCATCGATACCGCCACCAGCACTGGTTTTTGGTCAGTCTGGATGACGGTCTTCGTGGACGACATCGACATGCGCAGCCTTTTGATAGAAGCTTTCCCCAACACTTGCCCAAGCTGTTTCGACAGTACCACCCAAACTATTCAACGGCCTGGTGGACAGATTTAACCCAAATGTAGGGTGGATAAGCAACGCGCATCCACCAAAAAATCAATCAATCTATAATGCCGGATGCGCTTCGCTTATCCGGCCTACGAATTCGCAATATTCCATAAACTCGCAAAACTTAAAAACCCAGGACTAACCAGCAATGAGCCACTCCGCCCTCACCTCCATCTCCCCCATCGACGGCCGTTATGCCAATAAAGTCGACGCCTTGCGCCCCATTTTTAGCGAATACGGCTTGATCCGTTATCGGGTCGAAGTGGAAGTGCGCTGGCTGCAAGCCTTGGCTGCGGAAGCGAATATCGTTGAAGTGCCGACGCTGTCGAGTACAGCCAATGCCGTATTGAAAGACATTGTCAGCGATTTCTCCGAAGCCGACGCTCAAGCCGTCAAGGACATCGAGAAAACCACCAACCACGACGTCAAGGCGGTCGAGTATTTCCTGAAAGCAAAAATCAAGGACAACGCCGAACTGCATGCCGTCAACGAATTTATCCATTTCGCCTGCACTTCGGAAGACATCAACAATCTGTCTTATGCCTTGATGCAGAAGGAAGGCCGCGGTTTGATCCTGGCGGAAATCGACGCCACCATTGCCGCAATCAAACAACTGGCCTTAGCCAGCGCCGATCAGGCCATGCTGTCGCGCACCCATGGCCAGTCGGCGACGCCAACCACGGTAGGCAAGGAATTCGCCAACGTCGTCGCCCGCATGCAGCGCCAGCGCCAGCAACTTGCCAACGTGGAATTGCTCGGCAAGATCAACGGCGCGGTCGGCAATTACAACGCGCACAGCGTCGCCTATCCGGATGTCGATTGGGCGGCTTTCGCGCAAAATTTCGTCGAATCGCTGGGCCTGACTTTCAACCCTTACACCATTCAGATCGAACCGCACGATTACATGGCCGAATTCTTCCACGCCCTGTCGCGCTTCAACACCATCTTGCTGGATTTTGACCGCGACGTTTGGGGCTACATCTCGCTGGGTTATTTCAAGCAAAAAACCGTGGCCGGCGAAGTCGGCTCGTCGACCATGCCACACAAGGTCAACCCGATCGACTTCGAAAACTCCGAAGGCAATCTGGGGCTGGCGAATGCCATCTTCGGCTTCCTGGCCGACAAATTACCGGTATCCCGCTGGCAGCGCGACCTGACCGACTCCACGGTGCTGCGCAACATCGGCGTCGGCATCGCCCACACCAGCATCGCCATCCAATCGACCTTGAAAGGCATTTCCAAATTGGAAATCAACCCGGCCTTGATTGATCAGGACCTTGATCAAAACTGGGAAGTGCTGGCCGAACCCATCCAAACCGTGATGCGCCGTTACGGCATCGAAAAGCCTTACGAGAAATTGAAAGAACTGACCCGAGGCCAACGCGTCACCGGCGAAGGTATGCGCGCCTTCGTCGAAAAACTGGAAATTCCTGCCGAGGCTAAAGCGGAATTACTGAAACTGACGCCACATAGTTACACTGGTTACGCCGGGCAACTCGCCAAACAGATCTGATTCGCTGACGTCTGACACATAATCCAGCGAACGAAGTGCTTGCTCTTTTTGTATACCCTTGGCACAAGCCAAGGCAAACAGTAACCGGCGCGCTTTATACACAAGTGCGCCGGTTGGCCCTAATCGCTCATCAGCTTTTACGAAAGCCGATCAACGGCAACATGCTTGCAAACAACCAAACCGCCGCCGGCAAGGGTACCGCCGTTAGTTGCGCATCGTTTATCGTCAGCTCCGTAGCTACGACGTTGTCGCCAAAACCGTCCGCCAAGGCATTCACCGTCAACGCGAAATCACTGCTTCCAGACGCCAATGCGGAAAATTGCAGAGTTGCCAGTTTAAATGACGCCGAGCTCTGCAAATCGGCGAGATAAGGCGCCAAACAAAAAACGCAATTCGTACTGTCGCTTTCCAACAGACTGGCTTCATAAAGGTTAACAACGCCACCGCCTACAGTGTAATCAGCCAGCGATTCCCCAACAGAAGTATCGCCTAATTTGCCACCAAAGGTAAGGCTGGTTAAGGTCATTTTATCGGCATTGAAGCCTAAGTCGACATCAAAGGCACCTAGGTAATTAAGCGATTCGCTTTGGTCCAAATTGATGTAAAGATCGACGTCGAACGAAGCGCCAACTGCAACGCTAGCGGCTTGCGGCTGCACGCTCAAAGTGGCGGCTTGGCCGCTCGCTGATACCAATTGCAGCGCAGCCACGAGCAATAAAGATTTTAAAGATTTCATAACACGGATACTCAGTAAGAAGGTTTGCAGAATCGGGGGCGACCGGCGCCCCCGACCAACTTAGGATTTACTGCACGGCACAGCGCGGACGGCTGCACAACAAGGTTGCCTGACGCGAATCGAGCACATCGATTTTCAGATCGTTGTTAACGTCTCGGGCGTCAGTGCTGCCATTAGCCGCCGTGTTTTTGGCGGCCAAGATCAGGTTGACATCGTTGAGGTCAACGTCGCCATCGCCGTCGATATCGCCGAGTTTTTGCACATTCACCAAGATCTCGTCGCCTTGCGCAATGGTTTGCGTTTTCTGTCCGGAGGCATCGAACATGGTTTTGAAATCGTTAACCTCGCTGATATCGCTATCGGCGAACAGATTCTGCGCATAGCCGTAGGCCACGGTTTGATATATCAACTCCGCTTGCACGCTGTAGGAACCCGCAGGCAGATTGGCAACCCGATAAGTGACATCGTCGCTGCCGTCGACAAAATCATCGTCGGTCAACGCGCCGCCAACCACTTTGACATCGTCGGAGGCTGTTGCCTTGTTAAAACCACTTGGCAACAAACGGTTATCCTTCAGATAATGATGGCCTCTCAGCAAGGTGTAGGTCACCTCACCGTTATTGTCGCCCATGATCGACTCGTAAACCTGGACTTGGTCCGGCGCAGTGATCAGGTCGTAATGTGGCTCGAAGCCGGCGGGATTACTGTCGGCATCGACACCGACCACGCTGCCGTTAGCATTAACCTTACCCGACTCCCAAACCACATTGCCCTGGCTGTTTTTGACGGCCACGTGCAACAGCGCGCGACGGGAAGGATAAGCAGACGGCAGTTTGTGGCCGGTGGTACTGTTGACGCGTAACACAAACTCCAGTTTGCCTTTCGCTCCGCTTTGCTGAGTATTCAGCAAGGTAGCTGCACTTTGCAGCATGGTGTCGGTGGCTGCCATGGTCGCGGCAAAATTGTTCGACAACACACCCAACTGAGTTTTATTGGTATTAAAAATATCCAGCATCAGCTTGTTACCGCCGACGAATTCGTGAATGGCGAAATTGTTTTTCTTAGTTAAAGCAGCCATGTTACCCGATGGCTGAGTGGAAATATAAACACCGTCTGTACGCGACATATGACATTGCTGGCAACTTTTCGCCAATGGGCCGGCTGGTGCCAGATCGTTGTTATAAGCACTATGCACCCATTCCGAATAAGGCATTTGTTCCGGGAAACGCGATTCCAGGGTTGGGGTCAGGATGTTATCGTTTTCATAGACCGTCGGAGTTTTCAAGTCATGGCAAGTACCGCAAAGCTTGGAACCTGAAATATGCGCGCTATATTGCGGCTTGGCTTTGAGTGCACCACCCAGAGCGGCGTTGTTTTGCATAGGCCCCGGAAATATAGTCGAATAAGGGCCGTACATGATCCGATTGGCGCCGCTGAGCGTCATATCGATTTTATAACCGCCTGTGGAGCCATCTAGGGTTCCCAGCGTAGGATCATCTTTGACCTGATGACACAAACTACAGCTCACACCATCCGCAGCTAAATCATGACGCGAATTCGTAGGACTCAAAATGCCCGGCAGTACCGTGTTATTGACATCCACGGTGTCGAAGATATTAAAACTCTGGCTAACCGCTTTGGCATCGGCATTGACCATCGGTGCGTGACATTTGGTACAGGTGTCGTTGATTTCCGCAGACAGCGCGGGATGCTTTTTCAGTTCGCTTTTGACTTTGGCACGCCACAATGGATCGCGTGACGAGTTGGCCATCATGGTGGCACTCCAGGCTTCGCGAATGGAAACGTCCTTGCCGTTGTTATCGAAATAAGCCAGCGGGCTACCGTTACCGGTACAACCGACTGGAGAATTGACGTAGCGACATTGGGCGGTGGTACTGTCATGGCAGGAACCACAGTTGGCCGAACCCATGAAGTGGGCAATGCCACCGCTGATGGATGGCAAGTAAAACGATGGATTGCCGCTACTGGCGGGCAAGTTCTCGAACGCGAACAGGTTGCTACTATTGAAAAGCACAACCAGAAAAATCAGCCAGGGCGTCCGTCCCGGGGCTGGCAAAATGGATCGAGTCATATCCTATCCTTTATTATTTTTTTAGATTTCCTTGAGCCGAATTCATCCGCCCAATCACAGCCGGTTGCCGATGTATCGGGTTCAAGACCAAAGCGCGGCGACTTGCGCCGCGCTGGTAGTGCGGTGTAGTGCTTAAGAAAGGGTTTTTTTTCGTCTTCCCGTGACACCCAGGCCGGCTAAGGCACTACCGAATAACCAGACGGCGCCGGGAACAGGCACGGCTGAAGTGGTTATATTCAACTGATAATCCGCCACACCAGCTTTCCAGGTGCTAAAGTCAACACCCCCCAGATAAATACTGTAAACATGTCCCGCTTGCGCAGTGAATGTAAATGCGTGAGCCACAGTACTATCAACGTAATCGCTATAACCAATATTGGTTAAGCCAATCGTGCCAAACGGATTGTTCATGTCGTAAGGATGAAGGGTCGTTCCTCCAGGTGAATAGGTACCGTAATTATTCCAACCACCGTGATGTACATAGGCAGCGGTTTGACTATCCATACCGTCGAAAACCGTGATACCGAAACGCGAATATCCCAGTCCCGCTGTCAACACCTCGAGGTTAGTTAGATTCAAGGTCACATTTTGCGTTACATCCGACTCGATCAAGCCGATGTCGGTTTGATGTTTCCAACCGGTCGTCACACCGCCGGTGCTACCACCCGTGTCACGCCAGGCACCACCGCCGGTGTCGATATTCGCAGCGTAACCGTAACGCGCTTGCGCATCGGCCTGGGAAATCTCCGCGCTGTCTCCGGTGGAAGTCAGATGGGCCCCCCAGTTCAACTGCGAAGTACCGCCGTAGTTAAATGGGGTAGCCGA
Encoded proteins:
- a CDS encoding AAA family ATPase, translating into MKINKLELLDFRCFNKYEIELSKRFTLLIGDNGSGKTGILDALVIAIADLLFEISAITAYDKRRISLNDMRYVEIQMGQEPIKNISKDTFIVFDGFFLNTPIHWINGRGQKKFYCLSKHDLDGIEELDELVRPLYDYVDKIKDLSRRTASLDTLFPVVAYYGTGRLWQQLKAKDKKIKGIGSRTEGYQNCLNPATNQHHFFNWFKKQELITLQKQERRHALEAVRESIVSMIPDAQQIWWDFEQDELMIRYIIQQTQKNIQFSMLSDGYRNMIGMVADIAYRMATLNPQLEADVIKQTEGIVLIDEIDLHLHPKWQREVVGRLLNTFPKVQFVASSHSPFIIQSLYGREDCLLWDLEKAQPLTIESKSIEDIAENQQGVEIPQQSQRFLDMEKAAEEYYRVLKQIPPASDDEKQHLKQRLDELLLPFSDDPAFQAFLKMERQTVEGSQGL
- a CDS encoding HNH endonuclease: MRPVNRGDIPKDNNEAPIIFTEYSDARDALISRIGDYCSYCESPLLAPAVEHIQPKSKEPALEKDWNNFLLACTFCNSVKKDKPINTANFHSYFWADADNTFRAFIYEKDRSPQIDPSLTHAQQQIACETLGLTGLDREPSHPFLTKKDRRWIKRNEAWMKAETAKNNLDQQPTDLMRRQIIDTATSTGFWSVWMTVFVDDIDMRSLLIEAFPNTCPSCFDSTTQTIQRPGGQI
- the purB gene encoding adenylosuccinate lyase → MSHSALTSISPIDGRYANKVDALRPIFSEYGLIRYRVEVEVRWLQALAAEANIVEVPTLSSTANAVLKDIVSDFSEADAQAVKDIEKTTNHDVKAVEYFLKAKIKDNAELHAVNEFIHFACTSEDINNLSYALMQKEGRGLILAEIDATIAAIKQLALASADQAMLSRTHGQSATPTTVGKEFANVVARMQRQRQQLANVELLGKINGAVGNYNAHSVAYPDVDWAAFAQNFVESLGLTFNPYTIQIEPHDYMAEFFHALSRFNTILLDFDRDVWGYISLGYFKQKTVAGEVGSSTMPHKVNPIDFENSEGNLGLANAIFGFLADKLPVSRWQRDLTDSTVLRNIGVGIAHTSIAIQSTLKGISKLEINPALIDQDLDQNWEVLAEPIQTVMRRYGIEKPYEKLKELTRGQRVTGEGMRAFVEKLEIPAEAKAELLKLTPHSYTGYAGQLAKQI
- a CDS encoding cohesin domain-containing protein, yielding MKSLKSLLLVAALQLVSASGQAATLSVQPQAASVAVGASFDVDLYINLDQSESLNYLGAFDVDLGFNADKMTLTSLTFGGKLGDTSVGESLADYTVGGGVVNLYEASLLESDSTNCVFCLAPYLADLQSSASFKLATLQFSALASGSSDFALTVNALADGFGDNVVATELTINDAQLTAVPLPAAVWLFASMLPLIGFRKS
- a CDS encoding VPLPA-CTERM sorting domain-containing protein, with the translated sequence MRFKPSRLTLAIATTLAGGALSFNAAASTTMYNTFIAANDAATDGWVYGFCTSCTNSTRAINYVAGQAYTGGGQTGGGFYGTNESNPTQYTSATPFNYGGTSQLNWGAHLTSTGDSAEISQADAQARYGYAANIDTGGGAWRDTGGSTGGVTTGWKHQTDIGLIESDVTQNVTLNLTNLEVLTAGLGYSRFGITVFDGMDSQTAAYVHHGGWNNYGTYSPGGTTLHPYDMNNPFGTIGLTNIGYSDYVDSTVAHAFTFTAQAGHVYSIYLGGVDFSTWKAGVADYQLNITTSAVPVPGAVWLFGSALAGLGVTGRRKKTLS